From the genome of Leguminivora glycinivorella isolate SPB_JAAS2020 chromosome Z, LegGlyc_1.1, whole genome shotgun sequence, one region includes:
- the LOC125241378 gene encoding RCC1 domain-containing protein 1-like, whose translation MYIVCGSNLHGQWFHTNPVLNEFQQVSVKDCEYSNYDIDINEIKFIHIGWSYNLLQHKNTFYLIGSFNGKNKELVKLPLPTKVIPNNKLLLSGNEYNLFLFEIQSHTMWVVNLENIENVKIINMKTEIPSTIKRYKEDDPIVKVCTSNYNFICLTAEGAVYSGILPGPLDVSHCFGKVCDVQCGYEHYLLLTDKGRVYSWGNGRRLQLGHGDLNSIDSPKELEALSGIHITMISAGGWHSLALSESGDLYAWGWNETGQLGIKETEPVNNDLQKVHQDGPNSYGHPTLVDIFNENGDICDTNVKYISCGNLHSAIILDDNTVWTAGCNNYGQLGFAIETTKQNVFFQKAYQCLENSLIKCGPWVTVIYSYS comes from the exons atgtacatagTGTGTGGGTCAAACTTACATGGACAGTGGTTTCATACAAATCCTGTGCTAAATGAATTTCAACAAGTGTCCGTGAAAGACTGTGAATACAGCAATTACGATATTGATATAAATGAAATCAAATTTATCCATATTGGCTGGTCCTACAATTTGTtacaacataaaaatacattttatttaatcggatcatttaatggaaaaaataaagAGCTAGTTAAGCTACCTTTACCAACAAAAGTTATACCAAACAATAAATTATTGCTGTCTGGAAATGAATACAATTTATTTCTCTTTGAGATCCAGTCACATACAATGTGGGTGGTCAATCTGGAAAACATAGAAAATGTTAAGATTATAAATATGAAGACAGAAATTCCAAGTACAATTAAACGGTATAAAGAAGATGATCCAATTGTTAAAGTTTGTACTTCAAActataatttcatttgtttaacagCAGAAGGAGCTGTTTATAGTGGAATATTACCTGGACCCTTAGATGTCTCCCACTGCTTTGGCAAAGTTTGTGATGTACAATGTGGATATGAGCATTATCTGCTGCTTACTGATAAAGGCAGGGTATACTCATGGGGAAATGGAAG GAGGCTGCAGCTTGGTCATGGAGATCTTAACAGTATTGACTCTCCCAAAGAATTAGAAGCTCTCAGTGGTATTCACATAACTATGATAAGTGCTGGTGGTTGGCATTCCTTAGCATTAAGTGAATCAGGAGACCTATATGCTTGGGGATGGAATGAAACTGGACAGTTAGGAATAAAAGAGACAGAGCCAGTTAACAATGACCTACAAAAAGTACATCAAGATGGCCCCAACAGCTATGGTCATCCCACTTTAGTTGACATCTTCAATGAAAATGGTGATATATGTGATACTAATGTAAAATACATATCGTGTGGCAATTTGCATTCTGCAATAATATTAGATGATAATACTGTGTGGACAGCAGGCTGCAATAATTATGGACAGTTAGGATTTGCAATAGAGACcacaaaacaaaatgttttttttcagaaggCATATCAGTGTTTAGAAAATTCTTTGATAAAATGTGGGCCTTGGGTAACTGtaatttattcatattcataa